CGTTGCCGAGCAGGTACGCGCGCACGCCGGCGATGTCGATGGGAGCGTTGACCTTGATGTCGCGCTGAACGCTCTCGCCATCCGCCTCGGTGATGGTCACCGACGCGGTGTAGTCGAGCGGCTGCGCGATGAGCGTGCCCCGGGTCTCATCCAGTGCCGCCTCGAAGACCGCGTCAAACTCGTCCAGTCGCATCGAGAACGGGTCAAGGCGAGCGTCGCTGAAGAAGCGGCTCGCCGAGAACGAGTCGTAGGTGGTCAACTGGTTGACGAAGGTTTGACCCTCGACGATGACCTTCTGGCCGTTGTACCCGAAACCACCGGCGAGACCCACGGTGCCGAGCACGCCGATCAGCGCGGCGTGGAACACGAGGTTGCCCGTCTCGCGCAGGTAACCGCGCTCGGCCGACAGCGAGTTTCCGTAGCGCTCGACGCGGAAGCGCTGACGGCGCAGCACCGCCTCGCCGGCCGCGAGAGCATCCTCGACGGAACCGGGAGCATCCGCCTCGCGATAGCCGACCAGGCGATTGAGGCGCGCCGGCGTCTTCGGCGGGCGCGAGCGCAGCGCCTTCCAGTGGTGCGCCGTGCGGGGAATGATGCAGCCGATCAGCGAGACGAAGAGCAGCAGGTAGATGGCGCTGAACCACACCGACGTGAACGTGTCGAACAGCTGCAGGGCGTCAAGAATCTCGAACAGCTCGGGGTCGTCGCGACGGAACTGCACGACGCCGTTCGGGTTCGACGAGCGCTGCGGAACGAGCGACCCCGGGATGGCGGCGACCGCGAGCAACAGCAGCAGCACGAGCGCCGTGCGCATGCTGGTGAGCTGACGCCACAGAAAACGGCCCCACCCGACGACGCCGAGCCGCGGCTGCGTGGGCCCGTCGCCGCTCGCGCGGTCGGGGCGCTCGGCGGTGCCCGTGGGGGCGCTACCGTCGTCGTAGTCAGAGGGGCGTAACGGTTCCACCGATCACCGATCCCAGGCTCGAGACGAAGAGGGACCACAGGCCCGTCACCATGGCGACGCCGATGGCGATGAGCAAGCCTCCCCCGATGAGGTTGATGACGCGCACGTTGCGCTTCAGCCAGTCCGCCGCGCCGGTCGCCCAGCGGAACCCGAAGGCGAGCAGCAGGAACGGCACACCGAGGCCGAGGCAGTACAGCAGGCCGATGAGGGCCGCGCGGCCAATGTCGCCCTCGTTGATGACGAGCGCGCTCACGGCAATGAGGGTCGGCCCGATGCAGGGCACCCAGCCGAGGCCGAAGACGATGCCGAGCACGGGAGCCCCGCCGAGCCCCGCGGCCGCCGTCATTCTTGGCCGCACCGTGCGCTGAAGGAACGACACCTGGCCAATGAAGACAAGACCCATGAGGATCACGACGACGCCGGCGATGCGGGTAATCAGGTCGAGGCGCGACTGCAGCAGGA
The sequence above is a segment of the Microcella alkaliphila genome. Coding sequences within it:
- the resB gene encoding cytochrome c biogenesis protein ResB, which gives rise to MEPLRPSDYDDGSAPTGTAERPDRASGDGPTQPRLGVVGWGRFLWRQLTSMRTALVLLLLLAVAAIPGSLVPQRSSNPNGVVQFRRDDPELFEILDALQLFDTFTSVWFSAIYLLLFVSLIGCIIPRTAHHWKALRSRPPKTPARLNRLVGYREADAPGSVEDALAAGEAVLRRQRFRVERYGNSLSAERGYLRETGNLVFHAALIGVLGTVGLAGGFGYNGQKVIVEGQTFVNQLTTYDSFSASRFFSDARLDPFSMRLDEFDAVFEAALDETRGTLIAQPLDYTASVTITEADGESVQRDIKVNAPIDIAGVRAYLLGNGFAPVITVRNADGDVVFDESVAFLPQDSNLTSLGIIKLPDGLPDQVGMIGFFYPSAIQLDSGALASIWPQPDNPVVTLNLFVGDLGLDDGVPRNAYALDVDDLEQLTGGETGNDSIILGLGQSAELPNGWGTVEFTALPRFVSIDFHHDPTQAGVLISSVLAIAGLIVSLFVPRRRMWIAAEQGADGQGVRLRYAGLAHGDDPNLDDAVDRLATEHLSGLGGALSPVDERALAPASSQ
- a CDS encoding cytochrome c biogenesis CcdA family protein, producing MNPVGEIVLSGNLLLAMPIALAAGFLAFASPCVLPLVPGYLAYVGGFTRPVENRRERSRLLLGVSLFILGFSVVFVAFSIVFATAGLLLQSRLDLITRIAGVVVILMGLVFIGQVSFLQRTVRPRMTAAAGLGGAPVLGIVFGLGWVPCIGPTLIAVSALVINEGDIGRAALIGLLYCLGLGVPFLLLAFGFRWATGAADWLKRNVRVINLIGGGLLIAIGVAMVTGLWSLFVSSLGSVIGGTVTPL